A single Streptomyces sp. 2114.4 DNA region contains:
- a CDS encoding alpha/beta fold hydrolase: protein MAALPVFGSRHRIRRTHALAAGCAMALCASVAAPATADGGTTTAKPTIVLVHGAFADASSWNGVAERLQHRGYAVMAPANPLRGLYNDSAYLASVLDSIKGPIVLVGHSYGGSLISSAAAGNPRVKSLVYVAALMPDVGESGMSLAAGFPSELGTATRSVPYQTDGVSGTDLYLKPDRLPQVFAADLPERTTRLMAATQRPVATTAFSQQAKAAAWRHLPSWALVAKQDKTINPDQERFEAKRAGSHTVEIDSSHVAMVSHPEAVTGLVLQAATAADSARPALPATGAAHDARAATARITGIAAAALIAGAGALLLGRRLRRPAP, encoded by the coding sequence ATGGCAGCATTGCCGGTTTTCGGCTCACGGCACCGCATACGTCGCACACATGCCCTCGCGGCCGGGTGCGCCATGGCCCTGTGCGCGTCCGTGGCGGCCCCCGCCACCGCGGACGGGGGCACGACCACGGCCAAGCCCACCATCGTGCTGGTGCACGGGGCGTTCGCGGACGCCTCCAGCTGGAACGGGGTCGCCGAACGGCTCCAACATCGTGGGTACGCCGTCATGGCCCCCGCCAATCCGCTCCGCGGGCTGTACAACGACTCCGCCTACCTCGCCTCCGTACTGGACAGCATCAAGGGTCCGATCGTCCTCGTGGGCCACTCCTACGGCGGCTCCCTGATCAGCTCGGCCGCCGCGGGCAACCCCCGGGTGAAGTCCCTGGTGTACGTGGCGGCGCTGATGCCCGACGTGGGTGAGAGCGGGATGTCCCTGGCCGCCGGGTTCCCCAGCGAACTCGGCACCGCCACGAGGTCCGTGCCCTACCAGACCGACGGCGTCAGCGGGACCGACCTCTACCTCAAGCCCGACAGGCTCCCTCAGGTATTCGCCGCCGACCTGCCGGAGCGCACCACCAGGCTCATGGCGGCGACCCAACGGCCCGTGGCCACCACCGCGTTCTCTCAGCAGGCCAAGGCGGCGGCCTGGAGACACCTGCCGTCGTGGGCCCTCGTCGCGAAGCAGGACAAGACCATCAACCCCGACCAGGAACGCTTCGAGGCGAAGCGCGCGGGTTCCCACACGGTGGAGATCGACTCCTCCCACGTGGCCATGGTCTCCCACCCCGAAGCGGTCACCGGCCTCGTCCTCCAAGCCGCCACCGCGGCCGATTCCGCCCGTCCTGCGCTGCCCGCCACGGGGGCTGCCCATGACGCCCGCGCCGCGACCGCACGCATCACCGGCATCGCCGCCGCCGCGCTGATCGCGGGCGCGGGAGCCCTCCTCCTGGGCCGCAGGCTGAGACGCCCCGCGCCCTGA
- a CDS encoding LuxR C-terminal-related transcriptional regulator gives MDEPPTLDGGDLAVYRAILLHDEHDRMRLADRLGMPEPQVRRAIERLTAMALLRPSWEQPDLLRAVSPDLGLELMLQREQEDLALRQERLAQTRTALATLATEYASADATVVSASDGTELLMGLDRIRTRLETLATRCARQADSFQPGGSLPTEAIAAGQSLNEQAMLRGVKFRSLYLQSITNDRATADYVQWARSYGSEIRLAPSLPMRLLIVDHEEAVIPGNPVNGQPTALLIRTPPVIRALEALFEAYWKDAEPMTPPCEGPAGPEPTPQERELLRMLAHGDKDEAVARALGVSVRTERRMVAELLARIGAGSRFELAVKAAKLGWI, from the coding sequence ATGGATGAGCCGCCTACGCTCGATGGCGGAGATCTCGCGGTATACCGGGCCATACTGCTCCATGACGAGCACGACCGGATGCGCCTGGCCGACAGGCTCGGCATGCCCGAACCACAGGTGCGCAGGGCGATCGAGCGCCTGACGGCCATGGCACTGCTGCGCCCTTCCTGGGAACAGCCCGATCTGCTCCGGGCGGTCAGCCCCGATCTGGGCTTGGAGCTGATGCTGCAGCGCGAGCAAGAGGATCTGGCTCTGCGCCAGGAGCGGCTGGCTCAGACCCGTACGGCGCTGGCGACGCTCGCCACCGAGTACGCCTCGGCCGACGCGACCGTCGTGTCTGCCTCCGACGGTACGGAGCTGCTGATGGGGCTCGACCGGATTCGCACCCGGCTGGAGACGCTCGCCACACGCTGCGCGCGCCAGGCGGACTCCTTCCAACCGGGCGGCTCGCTGCCCACGGAGGCGATCGCGGCGGGACAGTCGCTGAACGAACAGGCGATGCTGCGCGGAGTGAAATTCCGCAGCCTCTATCTGCAGAGCATCACCAATGACCGGGCCACCGCCGACTACGTCCAGTGGGCCAGGAGCTACGGCAGCGAGATCCGCCTCGCGCCGTCACTGCCGATGCGGCTGCTGATCGTCGACCACGAGGAAGCCGTCATCCCGGGCAATCCCGTGAACGGGCAGCCCACCGCCCTGCTGATCCGTACGCCGCCCGTGATCAGGGCGCTGGAGGCGCTCTTCGAGGCGTACTGGAAGGACGCCGAGCCGATGACACCGCCCTGCGAGGGCCCGGCCGGGCCGGAGCCGACTCCCCAGGAACGGGAATTGCTGCGCATGCTCGCGCACGGCGACAAGGACGAGGCCGTGGCCCGGGCCCTCGGCGTATCGGTGCGCACGGAGCGGCGCATGGTAGCCGAGCTACTGGCCCGGATCGGTGCGGGCAGCCGCTTCGAACTGGCCGTGAAGGCGGCCAAGTTGGGGTGGATCTGA
- a CDS encoding FAD-dependent monooxygenase: protein MSVEVIVAGGGPVGLLTAALLDAAGITVEVLERRTGRSEQARATTMHPRTLEVLTLLRTEDDRRLSDILVSLGRPEPKAHFAVLPDLLDYAQLDTPYPFVLMVPQTTTERVLAAHLRLRGIAVHYGHDVSGFAQDADGVEVTVNGGVRRAGYLVGADGAHSLVRRHAGIDFPGTPPSMVGFVADVTLTDPPDGAAHYWDHRHGQLSFLPFPEGAYGLSDGSAYRVFGTEAADTRLTSDEVRARQARSLTLDELRAILRRMTGSDHGLRDGLWLSTANDTTRHAVKYRANRIFLAGDAAHVHLPAGGQGLNVGLQDAANLAWKLAAEIHGWAPPLITGGAAGYESERAPVAAGLAGNTLAQAALMTTFTPAGAALRDLMSALIAKGGDTADDLTAWLSGLGLSYPPPFSGHPLDGCRAPDLELSDGTLHRRLAVDRFLLADFTPDAVFTPLRSARVEVAQALPWSGLSAALVRPDGYIARAWTAPGIEEVAAALRSWTTPAPAPTHLSP, encoded by the coding sequence GTGAGCGTCGAGGTGATCGTGGCGGGCGGCGGGCCGGTCGGGCTGCTGACCGCCGCCCTGCTGGACGCCGCCGGGATCACCGTGGAGGTGCTGGAGCGCAGGACCGGCCGGAGCGAGCAAGCCAGGGCCACCACGATGCACCCCCGGACCCTGGAAGTCCTGACCCTGCTGCGCACCGAAGACGACCGGCGGCTCTCCGACATCCTGGTCTCGCTGGGGCGCCCCGAACCGAAGGCGCACTTCGCCGTACTTCCGGACCTGCTCGACTACGCGCAGCTCGACACGCCCTATCCCTTTGTGCTGATGGTCCCGCAGACGACCACCGAGCGCGTGCTGGCGGCTCACCTTCGCCTGCGCGGCATTGCTGTGCACTACGGCCACGACGTCAGCGGGTTCGCCCAGGATGCCGACGGGGTCGAGGTGACCGTCAACGGCGGTGTGCGCAGGGCCGGTTATCTGGTGGGTGCCGACGGCGCACACAGCCTCGTACGACGGCACGCGGGCATCGACTTCCCGGGGACCCCGCCCTCCATGGTGGGCTTCGTCGCCGACGTCACCCTGACCGACCCTCCGGACGGGGCGGCGCACTACTGGGACCACCGGCACGGTCAGCTCAGCTTCCTCCCCTTCCCCGAGGGTGCTTACGGCCTCTCCGACGGTAGTGCGTACCGCGTGTTCGGCACCGAAGCCGCGGACACCCGACTCACCTCCGACGAGGTACGCGCACGCCAGGCGCGCTCCCTGACCCTCGACGAACTGCGCGCCATCCTGCGCCGGATGACCGGCAGCGACCACGGACTGCGTGACGGGCTGTGGCTGTCCACGGCCAACGACACGACACGGCACGCCGTGAAGTACCGCGCGAACCGCATCTTTCTGGCCGGTGACGCGGCACATGTCCATCTCCCCGCCGGCGGCCAGGGACTGAACGTCGGTCTGCAGGACGCCGCGAATCTGGCGTGGAAACTGGCCGCCGAGATCCACGGCTGGGCTCCGCCCTTGATCACCGGTGGAGCGGCCGGCTACGAAAGCGAGCGCGCCCCCGTCGCCGCCGGACTGGCCGGCAACACGCTGGCCCAGGCAGCCTTGATGACCACGTTCACCCCGGCGGGTGCCGCGCTGCGCGACCTGATGAGCGCGCTGATCGCCAAGGGCGGCGACACCGCGGACGACCTGACCGCCTGGTTGTCCGGACTCGGCCTGTCCTACCCCCCTCCTTTCTCCGGGCACCCCTTGGACGGCTGCCGCGCCCCCGACCTCGAGCTGTCGGACGGCACCCTGCACCGCCGGCTGGCGGTCGACCGGTTCCTGCTCGCCGACTTCACTCCGGACGCCGTCTTCACGCCGCTTCGCTCGGCCCGGGTCGAGGTGGCGCAGGCCCTCCCGTGGTCGGGGCTGTCCGCCGCGCTGGTCCGCCCGGACGGCTATATCGCCCGCGCCTGGACCGCCCCCGGCATCGAGGAGGTGGCCGCCGCGCTCCGGTCCTGGACGACGCCTGCGCCTGCGCCTACGCATCTGAGCCCGTGA
- a CDS encoding alpha/beta hydrolase: protein MPTSAIRLVRFTGRLLLALAAVTMLVVVFLALIALTDGAGSGLAAWLTTLGVGAVLAMWLGRRRTWPARLVPFLPVVVAAALTASVCIPTVPTARRYPLALPFVATQHWSLATGSRVAVYHYPPANPGPRHPIPFVYLNGGPVRGISVLDHRFLQLLARQGYDVYAYEQAGGGRSDLLPMGQYTISRSVRDLAAFADRLNKGKVDILGFSSGGAVLTRALADPSVAARLHRAIIAEPGPMDGPTAHITGRRGRKSARGLAPAMTGPRSTHVPRYAVAFGLMGLGLLTPDTGLIGQAEGDNAFTAADLGSDTASAYCARDAHRIPAEDTARNFSFSPAASLRIQQTVKDSPSIASKLRRSRTPAMLMIAECSSQVRQWETTVLANDPAIQRTQYLPGVGHHMWNGLDDNNDRAAAVITAFLQDKPAPLPNYPTRDEIPAFLHDRK from the coding sequence GTGCCCACGTCCGCCATACGTCTCGTCCGCTTCACCGGACGCTTACTGCTGGCCCTGGCCGCCGTTACGATGCTGGTCGTCGTCTTTCTCGCACTGATCGCCCTCACGGACGGGGCAGGCTCGGGGCTCGCCGCATGGTTGACGACCCTTGGAGTCGGAGCTGTCCTCGCGATGTGGCTGGGTCGGCGCCGTACTTGGCCGGCGCGGCTCGTGCCGTTTCTGCCGGTGGTTGTTGCGGCAGCATTGACGGCGTCGGTCTGTATCCCGACGGTGCCGACGGCCCGGCGATACCCGCTCGCCCTGCCGTTCGTGGCCACGCAGCACTGGAGCCTGGCCACCGGCAGCCGGGTAGCGGTGTACCACTACCCGCCCGCGAACCCCGGCCCCCGGCATCCCATCCCGTTCGTGTACCTCAACGGCGGACCGGTCCGTGGCATCTCGGTGCTCGACCATCGGTTCCTGCAACTCCTGGCACGCCAGGGCTATGACGTCTACGCCTATGAACAGGCCGGTGGCGGACGAAGCGACCTGCTTCCCATGGGCCAGTACACGATCTCCAGGTCGGTCCGTGACCTCGCCGCCTTCGCCGACCGCCTGAACAAGGGCAAGGTCGACATCCTCGGATTCTCCTCAGGCGGGGCCGTGCTCACCCGAGCCCTGGCTGACCCGAGCGTCGCCGCCCGCCTGCACCGGGCGATCATTGCTGAGCCCGGCCCCATGGACGGCCCCACCGCACACATCACCGGGCGCAGGGGCCGAAAATCCGCGCGCGGCCTCGCGCCGGCCATGACCGGACCGCGATCGACGCACGTCCCCCGGTACGCCGTGGCGTTCGGCCTTATGGGACTCGGGCTCCTCACCCCCGACACCGGACTGATCGGACAGGCCGAAGGCGACAACGCCTTCACCGCCGCCGACCTCGGCAGCGACACCGCATCCGCCTACTGCGCGCGCGACGCACACCGCATCCCCGCCGAGGACACCGCACGGAACTTCTCCTTCAGTCCCGCCGCCAGCCTCCGCATCCAGCAGACGGTCAAGGACTCCCCCTCCATCGCTTCGAAGCTGAGGCGCTCCCGGACCCCCGCGATGCTGATGATCGCCGAGTGCTCCTCCCAGGTTCGTCAATGGGAGACCACCGTCCTTGCCAATGACCCCGCCATCCAGCGCACGCAGTACCTGCCCGGAGTCGGACACCACATGTGGAACGGCCTGGACGACAACAACGACCGAGCTGCCGCTGTCATCACCGCCTTCCTTCAGGACAAGCCAGCCCCCCTGCCGAACTACCCGACCCGCGACGAGATCCCTGCCTTCTTGCACGACCGCAAATGA
- a CDS encoding AraC family transcriptional regulator, with translation MPRPDLRPGVLRYRGFRLTGRTPCRHLELPTDAVSVTLLLGGSVRMGDTPGGPFPTKAYTAPVSGLRTGALLSEHDSGLVGVEIEMTPWTAYRLFRIPMSELLNIVREMSDLTGEPGYLADGLSAALAARPDWHGRFDLLDAALSALLPPGPSHAPSVARAWRHLVQHPGASIAQLAHDVGWSQSQLERRFVEQTGVTPKVAARIMRLRRSLRLLSDGHSAAEAALLAGYYDQAHFSRECKTMTGFPARILRGRREHSDFLQDRSRVRPAQCASPELAR, from the coding sequence TTGCCACGGCCCGACCTGCGCCCCGGCGTGCTGCGCTACCGAGGCTTCCGCCTGACAGGCCGCACTCCGTGCAGACATCTGGAGCTGCCCACCGACGCGGTCTCGGTGACCCTCCTGCTCGGGGGAAGCGTACGCATGGGCGACACTCCCGGCGGCCCGTTCCCCACCAAGGCGTACACCGCTCCGGTGAGCGGACTGCGGACGGGTGCCCTGCTCAGCGAGCACGACTCCGGGCTGGTCGGCGTCGAGATCGAGATGACACCGTGGACGGCCTACCGGCTGTTCCGCATCCCGATGAGCGAACTCCTCAACATCGTGCGGGAGATGTCCGACCTCACCGGTGAACCTGGATATCTCGCCGACGGCCTGTCGGCGGCGCTGGCAGCCCGACCCGACTGGCATGGCCGGTTCGACCTGCTGGACGCGGCACTCTCCGCGCTCCTGCCGCCGGGCCCGAGTCACGCGCCGTCCGTCGCCCGCGCCTGGCGGCACCTGGTGCAGCACCCGGGAGCCTCCATCGCCCAGCTGGCGCACGATGTCGGCTGGAGCCAGAGCCAGCTCGAACGCCGCTTCGTGGAGCAGACAGGCGTGACGCCCAAGGTGGCAGCCCGCATCATGCGGCTGCGTCGCAGCCTGCGTCTGCTCTCCGACGGGCACTCCGCCGCCGAGGCCGCGCTGCTGGCCGGCTATTACGACCAAGCGCACTTCAGCCGCGAATGCAAGACAATGACCGGATTCCCGGCGCGCATTCTGCGAGGGCGTCGGGAGCACTCCGATTTTTTACAAGACCGCAGCCGCGTGCGACCGGCACAGTGTGCATCGCCGGAACTCGCCCGGTAG
- a CDS encoding helix-turn-helix domain-containing protein produces MRAVDRGTEVTVTVEVQPRLLQPAAASVPCNGSGRADRVGGRAPAVLREGAVRSRRLGHGVLGSTDQEASLRATAGTLHVARNTVTYRVKRAEELLATATAAGNSLKLRLALEIARTLLG; encoded by the coding sequence TTGCGCGCCGTCGATCGGGGGACGGAGGTGACCGTCACCGTCGAAGTGCAGCCCCGTCTCCTGCAGCCGGCCGCCGCGTCCGTGCCCTGCAACGGGTCCGGCCGCGCCGATCGGGTCGGGGGCCGGGCACCGGCGGTCCTGCGCGAGGGCGCCGTCCGGTCGCGCCGCCTGGGGCATGGGGTGCTGGGGTCGACAGATCAGGAGGCCTCGCTGCGGGCCACCGCGGGCACCCTGCACGTGGCCCGCAACACCGTCACCTACCGCGTCAAACGCGCCGAAGAACTCCTGGCCACGGCCACCGCCGCAGGCAACTCACTGAAACTGCGGCTCGCTCTGGAAATCGCCCGCACCCTGCTCGGCTGA
- a CDS encoding TetR/AcrR family transcriptional regulator — MGRPRTNDEAVKERLVECATEMLATRPRESLTVRAVAAAAEASTTAVYSLFGGKDGLIGAVRDRAVAGLFQDVSAVQTSTDPLADLYALAVAYRRWGRGHSHLYTVLFGGVQSFDPSGEVGASDPIRPLLAAIDRAVTASVLVGEATSIALSIWATLHGLVTLELAGAFDAATAEAAFRSTIHATLRGWTTPAVFRSLRQAELAH, encoded by the coding sequence GTGGGTAGGCCGAGAACAAACGACGAGGCCGTCAAAGAGCGGCTTGTGGAGTGCGCGACCGAGATGCTCGCCACCCGTCCGCGAGAGTCGCTCACGGTCCGCGCCGTGGCCGCTGCCGCCGAGGCGTCGACGACGGCGGTGTACTCCCTGTTCGGCGGTAAGGACGGGCTGATCGGTGCGGTGCGCGATAGAGCCGTCGCCGGCCTGTTCCAGGACGTGTCGGCGGTGCAGACCTCCACGGACCCGCTCGCCGACCTCTACGCGCTGGCCGTCGCCTACCGTCGCTGGGGGCGAGGACACAGCCACCTGTACACGGTGCTGTTCGGTGGTGTGCAGTCTTTCGACCCGTCGGGGGAGGTCGGTGCCAGTGACCCCATCCGTCCGCTCCTCGCGGCGATCGATCGCGCCGTGACAGCGTCCGTCCTCGTCGGCGAGGCAACGTCGATCGCCCTGTCGATCTGGGCCACCCTCCACGGGCTTGTGACTCTTGAACTGGCCGGGGCCTTCGACGCCGCGACGGCCGAGGCCGCATTCCGCTCGACGATTCACGCCACGTTGCGCGGATGGACGACCCCGGCGGTGTTCCGCAGTCTTCGCCAAGCAGAACTCGCTCATTGA
- a CDS encoding redoxin domain-containing protein, translating into MMPFLIPALVLVGALCVLDLILTLGVVKRLRDHTALLANTSAVDTYTINVGEHVGEFTSSSVDGEEVTHQLPEEDTLVAFFSPTCGPCKDKLPKFVEHVERRGIARERVLVAIVGDAEESRGFIEQLSPVARVVSERSDGLLTAAFKVKAFPTVLTVSPDGVGGTVVTDNDVRLDAPAALAA; encoded by the coding sequence ATGATGCCGTTCCTCATCCCGGCCCTGGTGCTGGTGGGCGCCCTGTGCGTGCTGGATCTCATTCTCACCCTGGGCGTCGTGAAGAGGCTGCGTGACCACACCGCGCTGCTCGCCAACACCTCGGCCGTCGACACGTACACCATCAACGTCGGCGAGCACGTGGGCGAGTTCACCTCCTCCAGCGTGGACGGCGAGGAGGTGACCCACCAACTGCCCGAGGAAGACACCCTGGTGGCGTTCTTCTCCCCGACCTGCGGGCCGTGCAAGGACAAGCTGCCCAAGTTCGTGGAGCACGTGGAGCGCCGCGGCATCGCCCGCGAGCGGGTACTGGTGGCCATCGTCGGTGACGCCGAGGAGTCCCGCGGGTTCATCGAGCAGCTGAGCCCCGTCGCCCGAGTGGTCTCCGAGCGGTCGGACGGCCTGCTCACCGCCGCCTTCAAGGTGAAGGCGTTCCCCACCGTGCTGACGGTCTCGCCCGACGGCGTCGGCGGCACCGTGGTCACCGACAACGACGTGCGGCTGGACGCGCCCGCCGCCCTGGCGGCATGA
- a CDS encoding MauE/DoxX family redox-associated membrane protein, whose amino-acid sequence MPYAAIGIRCLIGIIFLTSAISKSVGRQAFPSFVASLRDMRLLPPQTVTAVGGCVVLAEFTSCTLLLMPHRLLPAAGLGLAALLLTVFTAAIAVTVRRGSRTPCRCFGASTTPLGPRHLIRNTVLAALAVLGALWTVGAGYPTALSRSVVPAGLGLLLGGLVTVLDDLVALFHPTQHGPGAARQRPARPKENHDAVPHPGPGAGGRPVRAGSHSHPGRREEAA is encoded by the coding sequence ATGCCGTATGCGGCAATAGGGATCCGCTGCCTCATCGGAATTATCTTTCTGACGTCCGCCATCAGCAAATCGGTCGGACGGCAGGCATTTCCCTCCTTCGTGGCCTCCCTGCGTGACATGAGACTGCTCCCGCCGCAGACCGTGACCGCGGTCGGCGGCTGCGTGGTGCTCGCGGAATTCACCTCCTGCACCCTGCTGCTGATGCCCCACCGTCTCCTGCCCGCCGCCGGACTGGGGCTGGCGGCCCTGCTGCTCACGGTGTTCACCGCGGCCATCGCGGTCACCGTGCGCCGGGGGAGCCGCACCCCCTGCCGCTGCTTCGGGGCCTCGACCACACCGCTCGGCCCCCGCCATCTCATACGCAACACCGTCCTCGCCGCGCTCGCCGTCCTCGGCGCGCTCTGGACCGTCGGGGCCGGATACCCGACGGCCCTGAGCCGGTCCGTCGTACCCGCCGGGCTCGGCCTGTTGCTGGGAGGGCTGGTCACGGTCCTTGACGACCTCGTCGCGCTCTTCCACCCCACCCAGCACGGCCCAGGCGCCGCTCGACAGCGTCCGGCCCGACCTAAGGAGAATCATGATGCCGTTCCTCATCCCGGCCCTGGTGCTGGTGGGCGCCCTGTGCGTGCTGGATCTCATTCTCACCCTGGGCGTCGTGAAGAGGCTGCGTGA
- a CDS encoding cellulase family glycosylhydrolase encodes MKPLLRPACSAAALCLALVLTGGPVPGAAAAVAPARPDAPAAGTSAIRPSVAASAVPTSAQASAVHVPAAAWTAPLSTRGRYIVDADGKRFRLKSGNWDGAQGSWNGSGDINDAAAHHSGQNSHGIPLGLDRVGIASLLHDFRALGLNSIRLPFSNELIHSDAPVPDAAVAANPQLRGRTPLQVFDAVVAALTANGFAVILNNHTNTTRWCCGLDGNERWNSRQSTRQWADDWVFLARRYQDNSRVVGADLYNEVRRDVWDDPNWGLGDNHDWQAAAQEAADRIQTEANPRLLLIIEGINWTGLPVDGLPHGRPTLTPVRTLSHTLVRSGKLVYSAHFYGYTGPHHSGATGVGETSDPRYQDLPRDQLRAVLQDQAFFVSAESGQHFTAPLWISEFGIGADESGAAARAWFANLTDVLADNDTDFAYWPLVGWSTDAQGRPAGDSWAMLRYDRAGHRSGILDGNDWRTTAWHRLQTAPQRTGPVSPTPSWHQLTLDHRDFVQSLSARALGDWDGGARKAACPDGERLIGLSHTQGRGLCTDAPAAQDLRTPGSTPEVVRDERYVPAGGDWAPGYSKLQCPADHFLTGYSLRGESVSAALCMPARTSLGTTDQTLWFDRGDHRPPSDPGGDFAYGHYKGQCPSDTYAAGIAYTHRPGHRGSPDALLCRPLS; translated from the coding sequence GTGAAGCCTCTCCTACGCCCGGCGTGTAGTGCCGCGGCGCTGTGCCTCGCCCTTGTCCTCACGGGCGGCCCGGTCCCGGGCGCGGCCGCTGCCGTTGCCCCTGCCAGGCCGGACGCCCCCGCTGCCGGTACGTCGGCCATACGCCCATCCGTCGCGGCGTCGGCCGTACCCACATCCGCCCAGGCGTCGGCCGTCCACGTACCCGCCGCCGCATGGACGGCACCGCTGTCCACCAGAGGCCGCTATATCGTCGACGCCGACGGCAAGCGGTTCCGGTTGAAGTCGGGCAACTGGGACGGCGCGCAGGGCTCGTGGAACGGTTCGGGCGACATCAACGACGCCGCCGCACACCACAGCGGTCAGAACTCCCACGGCATACCGCTCGGCCTCGACCGCGTGGGCATCGCCTCACTGCTGCACGACTTCCGGGCCCTGGGCCTCAACAGCATCCGGCTGCCGTTCTCCAACGAGTTGATCCACTCCGACGCCCCGGTGCCGGATGCCGCGGTCGCCGCCAACCCGCAGCTACGCGGCAGAACACCGTTGCAGGTCTTCGACGCCGTGGTCGCAGCCCTGACCGCGAACGGTTTCGCCGTCATCCTCAACAACCACACGAACACCACCCGGTGGTGCTGCGGCCTCGACGGCAACGAGCGGTGGAACAGCCGCCAGAGCACGCGTCAATGGGCTGACGACTGGGTCTTCCTGGCCCGCCGTTACCAGGACAACAGCCGTGTCGTGGGGGCGGACCTCTACAACGAAGTGCGCCGTGACGTCTGGGACGACCCCAACTGGGGCCTGGGGGACAACCACGACTGGCAGGCCGCCGCCCAGGAAGCGGCGGACCGGATCCAGACCGAGGCCAACCCCCGGCTGCTCCTCATCATCGAAGGCATCAACTGGACCGGACTGCCGGTGGACGGCCTGCCGCACGGCCGTCCCACCCTCACCCCGGTCCGTACGCTCTCGCACACCCTCGTCCGCTCCGGGAAGCTCGTCTACTCGGCCCACTTCTACGGCTACACCGGCCCGCACCACAGCGGCGCCACCGGCGTGGGGGAGACCAGCGACCCTCGCTATCAGGACCTGCCCCGCGACCAGCTGCGCGCCGTACTGCAGGATCAGGCGTTCTTCGTCTCCGCCGAGTCCGGACAGCACTTCACCGCGCCCCTGTGGATCAGCGAATTCGGCATCGGTGCGGATGAGTCGGGTGCCGCGGCCCGCGCCTGGTTCGCCAACCTGACGGATGTCCTCGCCGACAACGACACGGATTTCGCCTACTGGCCGCTCGTCGGCTGGAGCACCGACGCCCAGGGCCGCCCTGCCGGGGACAGCTGGGCCATGCTGCGTTACGACCGCGCCGGGCACCGCAGCGGAATCCTGGACGGCAACGACTGGCGTACCACGGCGTGGCACCGGCTGCAGACGGCACCACAGCGGACCGGCCCTGTGTCACCGACCCCGTCCTGGCACCAACTCACCCTGGACCACCGGGATTTCGTCCAGTCCCTGAGCGCCCGAGCTCTGGGCGACTGGGACGGCGGCGCCCGCAAAGCGGCGTGCCCCGACGGAGAACGGCTGATCGGCCTCAGCCACACCCAGGGGCGCGGTCTGTGCACCGACGCCCCCGCGGCCCAGGACCTGCGCACGCCCGGAAGCACCCCCGAGGTCGTACGCGACGAGCGCTATGTTCCGGCCGGTGGCGACTGGGCACCCGGCTACAGCAAACTGCAGTGCCCCGCGGACCACTTCCTCACCGGTTACAGCCTGCGCGGGGAGTCGGTCTCCGCCGCCCTGTGCATGCCCGCCCGCACCTCCCTGGGCACCACGGACCAAACCCTGTGGTTCGACCGTGGCGACCACCGCCCGCCCAGCGACCCCGGCGGTGACTTCGCCTACGGCCACTACAAAGGCCAGTGCCCCTCCGACACCTACGCGGCAGGCATCGCCTACACCCACCGCCCCGGACACCGAGGCAGCCCCGACGCCCTGCTCTGCCGACCGCTTTCCTGA
- a CDS encoding barstar family protein → MIRVVQRDRERLARAGDGGANLDAFADCLSGGFGTPDDDDYVVEWRDHQVSREHLGYPETARQLEIRLSRCHPTNRSCVSADLATAREGRGSTVFDWLVEIFDDRAPGILRLQ, encoded by the coding sequence GTGATCCGCGTAGTTCAGCGCGACCGCGAACGCCTGGCGCGGGCGGGGGACGGGGGCGCCAACCTCGATGCCTTCGCCGACTGCCTCAGCGGTGGCTTCGGGACGCCCGACGACGATGACTATGTGGTGGAGTGGCGCGACCACCAGGTATCTCGCGAGCATCTCGGTTATCCGGAGACAGCTCGCCAGTTGGAGATCCGGTTGTCACGCTGTCACCCCACGAACCGCTCTTGTGTCAGCGCCGACCTTGCCACAGCGAGAGAAGGGCGCGGATCCACTGTCTTCGACTGGCTCGTCGAGATCTTCGACGATCGCGCTCCCGGCATCCTGCGACTCCAGTGA